The Bacteroidales bacterium genome contains a region encoding:
- a CDS encoding DUF86 domain-containing protein, with product MSKTSHKDFACIVSILDSIEKILDYTAGFKNADEFFEDTKSFDATMMNFVVIGEMADKLSWEIKAQTSGKVDWQRVVGFRNIIAHNYFGIDAEEVWQIIQNRLGGLKEVLKDYVD from the coding sequence ATGTCTAAAACATCACATAAAGACTTTGCATGTATCGTTTCAATCCTTGACTCGATTGAAAAAATACTGGATTACACTGCCGGATTCAAAAATGCCGATGAATTCTTTGAGGATACAAAATCGTTTGATGCAACCATGATGAATTTTGTTGTAATTGGAGAGATGGCTGACAAGTTATCCTGGGAAATAAAGGCTCAAACTAGCGGTAAAGTTGACTGGCAAAGGGTAGTAGGATTTAGAAACATTATTGCTCATAATTATTTTGGCATTGATGCCGAGGAAGTTTGGCAAATTATTCAAAACAGGCTAGGTGGACTAAAAGAGGTATTAAAAGATTACGTGGATTAG
- a CDS encoding transglycosylase domain-containing protein — protein sequence MDLNHKIDKILHEIREIEQYILDFRNTGSISKEEMENLKKRVRDLYGELKRIRRNYPYRKSYPDKKIPFQHQETGKKETADLEQRKGRDQQKKRTVKPLEDKKEIRIRDEVQPAGKIKIPAIPKSHQLKKQLKTYLSSARVWLIVMMLFSGLVAYTGYNTYHGKYGDIPDTQTLKNIKQALATEIYTSDGQLMGRYYFENRNSIHFEHIPAEIIHSLLATEDARYFEHHGIDTRSIFRVMFRTILLGDESSGGGSTLTQQLAKNLYPRRGDSHIALIGSKIREMIIAWRLENLYSKERLLQMYLNTVPFGEYTFGIKNASQLYFNKLPSDLSLEQACMLIGMLKGTSYYNPRKNPERSRERRNVVLSQMAKYNYLSQDTAQKLMDKPLRVNYTPVGHNHGLAPYLREYLRPKLKEWCKNHTKPNGEPYNLYTDGLKVYTTIDGNLQEYAEEAVSKHMPGLQKMFDRQLSIANNQRHQSLVREILAGIPAYKDESIWNRESSLYEEKSMEIFTWDGLKRVKMSPIDSVKHYLSMLNAGFMAMDPHNGHILAWLGGIDHRFFKYDHVTSKRQVGSTFKPFVYANALQNGAEPCHYYPNDSIVYEDYDHWTPNNANRKYGGVYSLRDALVNSVNTISVQLLMKAGIDSTIRLAKNMGINSAFPEGPSLALGTVNASVRELAEAYTGFANDGNPLKGKVLLRIENSEGKVLETFNSRNNPRQVLDEKIAEQITMMLQDAVKRGTARSLPRHYNFSGDVA from the coding sequence ATGGATCTCAACCACAAAATAGACAAAATATTACATGAGATTCGGGAAATAGAGCAGTATATCCTTGATTTCAGGAATACAGGGTCCATTTCAAAAGAGGAAATGGAAAACCTGAAGAAAAGGGTCCGTGATCTGTATGGCGAGCTAAAGCGTATCCGGCGCAATTACCCCTATAGAAAATCATACCCTGACAAAAAAATTCCTTTTCAGCATCAGGAAACAGGTAAAAAGGAAACAGCAGATTTAGAGCAACGGAAAGGCCGGGATCAACAAAAAAAGAGAACCGTAAAACCCCTCGAAGATAAAAAGGAAATCAGAATAAGGGATGAGGTCCAACCTGCAGGAAAAATCAAAATTCCCGCTATTCCCAAATCCCATCAATTAAAGAAACAACTCAAAACCTACCTCTCCTCCGCCAGGGTGTGGCTCATTGTCATGATGCTTTTTTCAGGATTGGTTGCCTATACCGGGTACAATACCTATCACGGCAAATATGGTGACATTCCCGATACACAAACACTGAAAAATATCAAGCAGGCGCTTGCCACTGAAATATATACCAGTGATGGCCAGTTGATGGGGCGGTACTATTTCGAAAACAGGAACAGCATTCACTTCGAACACATCCCTGCCGAAATCATCCATTCCCTTCTTGCCACCGAAGACGCCCGTTATTTTGAGCATCATGGAATCGATACCAGGAGCATCTTCCGTGTAATGTTTCGCACCATTCTATTGGGTGATGAAAGTTCGGGAGGAGGCAGTACCCTTACCCAGCAACTGGCAAAAAACCTGTATCCCAGAAGGGGTGACAGCCACATAGCGCTTATAGGAAGCAAAATACGTGAAATGATCATTGCATGGAGGCTGGAAAATCTGTACTCCAAAGAACGGCTTCTCCAGATGTATCTGAATACCGTGCCCTTCGGGGAATATACTTTTGGGATAAAAAATGCCTCCCAGCTCTATTTCAACAAGCTTCCTTCAGATTTGAGCCTGGAGCAGGCCTGCATGTTAATCGGTATGCTCAAGGGCACCAGCTACTATAATCCCCGTAAAAATCCCGAAAGGTCAAGGGAACGAAGGAATGTAGTGCTTTCCCAGATGGCAAAATACAATTATCTCAGCCAGGATACAGCCCAAAAGTTGATGGATAAACCGCTAAGAGTGAACTATACTCCCGTCGGCCATAACCATGGATTGGCGCCTTACCTGCGGGAATACCTGCGCCCAAAGCTCAAAGAATGGTGTAAGAACCATACCAAACCCAACGGAGAACCCTATAATCTCTACACCGACGGACTTAAAGTATATACCACCATAGACGGCAACTTGCAGGAATATGCAGAAGAAGCAGTAAGCAAACACATGCCCGGACTTCAGAAGATGTTCGACCGTCAGCTCAGTATCGCCAATAACCAAAGGCATCAATCCCTGGTCAGAGAGATACTCGCCGGTATCCCTGCCTATAAGGATGAATCGATATGGAACAGGGAATCTTCTCTTTACGAGGAAAAATCAATGGAGATATTCACCTGGGACGGACTGAAAAGGGTTAAAATGTCACCCATTGATTCGGTAAAGCATTATCTTTCCATGCTTAATGCAGGCTTTATGGCCATGGATCCCCATAACGGCCATATTTTGGCCTGGCTCGGGGGCATTGACCATCGTTTTTTTAAATACGACCATGTCACTTCAAAGCGACAGGTCGGATCTACCTTCAAACCTTTTGTGTATGCCAATGCCCTTCAAAATGGCGCAGAACCATGCCATTACTATCCCAATGACAGCATTGTTTACGAAGATTATGACCACTGGACGCCCAACAATGCAAACCGGAAATATGGAGGAGTCTATTCGCTCCGGGATGCACTGGTGAATTCTGTCAATACCATTTCGGTACAGCTACTGATGAAAGCAGGCATAGATTCAACCATCCGGCTTGCCAAAAATATGGGCATAAACTCTGCTTTTCCTGAAGGGCCTTCACTGGCCCTTGGTACCGTGAATGCATCGGTAAGGGAACTGGCGGAGGCTTACACCGGTTTTGCCAATGACGGAAACCCTTTGAAAGGTAAAGTGCTGTTGAGAATAGAGAACTCGGAGGGTAAAGTTCTGGAAACCTTCAACTCAAGGAATAATCCC
- a CDS encoding nucleotidyltransferase domain-containing protein has product MNDTYQILNYLSSNKDRLMREYHLTKIGVFGSVASGDQSEQSDIDIIVEFDDQVKDLYMVKKQLGDEIKKQFNRPVDICREKYIKPIIKKHILSQARYV; this is encoded by the coding sequence ATGAACGACACTTACCAAATATTAAACTATTTATCAAGCAACAAAGATCGATTAATGAGAGAATATCATCTCACCAAAATTGGAGTATTTGGATCAGTTGCCAGTGGAGATCAATCAGAACAGAGTGATATAGATATAATTGTAGAATTCGACGACCAGGTTAAAGATTTATATATGGTAAAGAAACAGTTAGGAGATGAAATTAAAAAACAATTTAATCGACCTGTTGATATATGCCGGGAAAAATATATTAAACCGATAATTAAAAAACATATTCTTTCGCAAGCCCGATATGTCTAA